A section of the Spirosoma pollinicola genome encodes:
- a CDS encoding endonuclease, producing MNQSQNPTLSGTVYLIHLSEKMHHSQHYIGWAANVEGRMHHHRHNRGSRFLAAANERGIRYEIVRQWPGDKHLERQLKNRKKARLLCPICNKVH from the coding sequence ATGAATCAGTCTCAGAATCCAACCCTGTCTGGTACGGTGTACCTCATCCACCTCAGCGAAAAAATGCACCACTCGCAGCACTACATTGGGTGGGCAGCGAACGTCGAAGGGCGGATGCATCACCACCGGCACAACCGGGGAAGCCGGTTTTTAGCGGCAGCCAACGAACGGGGTATTCGCTACGAAATTGTTCGCCAGTGGCCAGGGGACAAGCACCTGGAACGACAGTTGAAGAATCGCAAAAAAGCCCGGTTGCTTTGCCCGATTTGTAACAAAGTACACTGA